The proteins below come from a single Streptomyces sp. MRC013 genomic window:
- a CDS encoding TetR/AcrR family transcriptional regulator produces MAVARTPRGRWIEEGLRALAEGGPQAVRVEALAQALGVSKGGFYWYFGDRDTLLHEMLDAWEEEVTVEVVERVEGGGGDARDRLRRLTDVIPELTTGVRTDLAVRDWARRDETVAERLRRVDTRRMDYLRALFSEFCPDAEEAEARSMIAFSVWLGSHLIAAEHPGRDREEVARLVSDRLLA; encoded by the coding sequence GGGCCCTTGCCGAGGGCGGCCCGCAGGCCGTTCGGGTGGAGGCGCTCGCGCAGGCCCTGGGGGTCAGCAAGGGCGGCTTCTACTGGTACTTCGGAGATCGGGACACCCTGCTCCACGAGATGCTCGACGCCTGGGAGGAGGAGGTCACCGTCGAGGTGGTCGAGCGGGTCGAGGGCGGGGGCGGGGACGCGCGGGACCGGCTGCGGCGGCTGACCGACGTCATCCCGGAACTGACGACCGGTGTCCGCACCGACCTCGCCGTCCGCGACTGGGCCCGGCGCGACGAGACGGTGGCGGAGCGGCTGCGGCGGGTGGACACGCGGCGCATGGACTACCTGCGCGCACTGTTCTCGGAGTTCTGCCCGGACGCCGAGGAGGCGGAGGCGCGGAGCATGATCGCCTTCTCGGTGTGGCTCGGCAGCCACCTCATCGCGGCGGAGCACCCGGGCCGCGACCGCGAGGAGGTGGCGCGGCTGGTGTCGGACCGGCTGCTGGCGTAG